One Methylocystis iwaonis genomic window, TGAGGATGCGCGCGCCTGGCTGCGCTGCGCGGAGGTGCGGCTCGTGCATGGTTTCGGCTTTGAGATGGACGTTCACGTCTTGGGGGCTCCTGGAGAGAGGGAAGTTAGTCGGAGAGTTTCATCGGCTCGGGAAGCGCGTCGCCGCGCGCCTGCCCCGTTTCGAGAGGATGCAACAGGGAGAAGAGGTCTTTCGGATTCGCCGGCGCGGCCGTCAGCTCCAAACCAGCGCCAACGCCGGTTTCACGCGCGAGGTCGCGCAAGAGTCGCAGCGCCGAAAAATCCTCGACCGCGAAGCCGACGCTGTCGAATAGTGTGATGGCGTCTTTGGACGCCCTGCCCGGCTTGCGGCCGGCGAGAAGCTCGTGCAGCTCAGTGGCCGGATGATCGGCGGGGAGCTGCTGGAGCTCGCCCTCGAGCCGCGTCTGCGGCGCATATTCGACATAGATGTCCGAGCGTAGGAGCAGTGCGCGCGATAGTTCCGTCTTGCCGGGGCAGTCGCCGCCGACGGCGTTGATATGCGTTCCGGGCGCAATCATGTCCTCGGACAGAATCGTGGCGCGCTTCTTATCGGCCGTGATTGTCGTGACGATATCCGCGCGGTGCGCCGCGTGACGCGCATTGTCGCAACGCGTTATGCCGAGACCAAACCCCGCGACGTTGGATACGAACTTGTCGGCGGCCTCTTCGTCGACGTCGAAAATACGCAGCCGGTCGATGCCGAGAACCTCGTGGAAAGCCCAGGCCTGGAATTCCGATTGCGCGCCGAGGCCGATGAGCGCCATCGTGCGGCTTCCCGGCCGCGCCAGATGGCGCGCCGCCAGAACGGACGTCGCCGCCGTGCGAAAGGCCGTCGCGAGCGTCATATCCGACATGAAGACCGGATAGCCGGTCGCGACGTCGGCCAGCGCCCCAAAGGCCACGACGGTCTGCAGGCAAAGCTGGGTGTTGCCGGGATGGCCGTTGACGAATTTGAAAGCGAAAACCTCGCCGTCGCTCACCGGCATAAGCTCGATGACGCCGCCGGGCGAATGGCTGGCGAAGCGCGCGCATTTGTCGAAACGATCCCAGCGCAGGAAGTCGTCGCGAAGCCCCTCGACCAGACGCTCCCAAAAACGCCGCGGGCCGACGCGGCGCACAATCTTGGCCACGTCTGAGGCGTTCAGAAAAGTGACCATACGCAAGCCTCCAACATCCTTGGCGTGCGCCTGATGTTAAGGAGGGCCGGCGTCGATAAAAATCACAAACATATGCATAATATCGTAGCTTATTGAGCAAATTGACATAAGCTATCTGCAATTCGACAGGGGCGCAGGCATGGACGATCTCGACCGCCGCTTGATCGCCGAGCTGAGGGCGGACGGCAGAGCCTCG contains:
- a CDS encoding ornithine cyclodeaminase, which gives rise to MVTFLNASDVAKIVRRVGPRRFWERLVEGLRDDFLRWDRFDKCARFASHSPGGVIELMPVSDGEVFAFKFVNGHPGNTQLCLQTVVAFGALADVATGYPVFMSDMTLATAFRTAATSVLAARHLARPGSRTMALIGLGAQSEFQAWAFHEVLGIDRLRIFDVDEEAADKFVSNVAGFGLGITRCDNARHAAHRADIVTTITADKKRATILSEDMIAPGTHINAVGGDCPGKTELSRALLLRSDIYVEYAPQTRLEGELQQLPADHPATELHELLAGRKPGRASKDAITLFDSVGFAVEDFSALRLLRDLARETGVGAGLELTAAPANPKDLFSLLHPLETGQARGDALPEPMKLSD